The DNA window CCTCCGCTGCCAAGCTCGCCGCCCGGGCCTGCCTGCGCTACGGCAGCAACGCCGTCGCCCTGATCAGCACCGACGATATCCGCGTCGGCGCCCAACGCCAGCTCGCCTCCTTCGGCCTCCTGCTCGGCCTGCCGGTACGCCAGGCACGTTCCGCGGCCGAGCTGGCGGACCAGCTGGCCGAGTTCGACAACCGCCGCATCGTGATCATCGACACCGCCGGCATGGGCCAGCGCGACGTGCGCCTGATCGACGAGACGCGCAAGCTCACCCGGGTCGCGGATCTCCAGAGCTACCTCGTGCTGTCTGCGAACGTGCAGCGCGAGGTCATGGACGAGATCGTCAACGCCTTCGGCCGCGAGCAGCTGGCCGGGTGCATCCTCACCAAGCTCGATGAGGCGGCCCGCCTCGGCGCGGCCTTGTCGACCATCGTCAGCCACCAGTTGCCGGTCGCCTTCCTGAGCGAGGGCCAGCGGGTCCCCGAGGACCTGCGCCTGGCGCGCGCCAAGGACCTGGTCGGACGGGCTTTCGCACCACCCGGTGGCGGATCCCGGAGTCGCACGGCACCGCCCGCCGAGCCTTCGCGGGAGGTGCGCTATGAGTCAGCATGACGTCGCGCGCCAGGCGAGCGGCCTGGCTTCCTTCCGCCGCCCCCGCCCGGTCAGGGTGATCGCGGTCGCCAGCGGCAAGGGGGGAGTCGGCAAGACCAACGTGTCCGTGAATCTCGGCGTCGCCTTCGCCGCCATGGGCCGGCGCACCATGCTGCTGGATGCCGACCTCGGCCTGGCCAACGTGGACGTGCTGCTCGGGCTGCAGGCGCGGTACAACCTTTCGCATCTGCTCAGCGGCGAGCGTGAACTCGAGGAAATCATGGTGTCGGGGCCCGGCGGGCTGCGCATCGTGCCGGCGTCCTCGGGTGTGGCGCGCCTCGCCGACCTGGCCTCGGCCGAGCTGAACGGGATCATCGGGGCCTTCAGCAGCCTGTCCGAGGAGGTCGACGTCCTGATCGTCGATACGGCCGCGGGCATCAGCCCCTCGGTGCTGCAGTTCTGCGTCGCGGCCCAGGAAGTGATGCTGGTGGTCTGCGACGAGCCTTCCTCGCTCACGGACGCCTACGCGCTGGTCAAGGTGCTGGCCCGCGACCACGCGGTGCGGCGTTTCCACACGATCACCAACCGCGTGGACTCGGTCCAGCACGGCCGCAAGCTGCATAACAAGCTGCAGACCGTCTGCGACCGCTTTCTCGACGTCCCGCTCCAGCACATGGGCACGATTCCCGAGGATCCCCTGCTCCGCCGGGCCGTGCAGATGCAGTCCCCGGTGGTGACGGCCTATCCCTCGAGCCCCGCCTCGCGGGCATTCAAGGAACTGGCCGCCCGTGCCGATAAGCTTCCTGAACCCCGCGGAATGAGCGGCTGCATCGAGTTCTTCCTGGAACGACTTGCCGGCGCCCATTCACGGGGGGATGGACTGGAGGCGGTGGGATGAGTGTCTACGCCGCAGTCAGGGAGAACGATAGTGACCAGCTGGTCGAACAGCATCTCGGCCTGGTCAAGCGGATTGCGTGCCACCTGCTCGGGAGGTTGCCGTCGAACGTGTTACTGGATGACCTGGTGCAGTCCGGGACCATCGGCCTGCTGGAGGCTGCGCGGCACTACGACGCCTCGCAGGGCGCCAGTTTCGAGACCTACGCCGGGATCAGGATTCGCGGCGCGATGCTCGACGAGGTGCGACGCAACGACTGGACGCCGCGCTCGGTACATCGCAACGCGCGGCGGGTTTCGGCGGCCATTCGTGCGGTGGAAGGCTCCACCGGGCGGGAGGCGCAGGCGAGGGAGATCGCCGCGGCCCTCGAGGTGGGCCTGGACGAGTACCAC is part of the Wenzhouxiangella sp. XN24 genome and encodes:
- a CDS encoding RNA polymerase sigma factor FliA, giving the protein MSVYAAVRENDSDQLVEQHLGLVKRIACHLLGRLPSNVLLDDLVQSGTIGLLEAARHYDASQGASFETYAGIRIRGAMLDEVRRNDWTPRSVHRNARRVSAAIRAVEGSTGREAQAREIAAALEVGLDEYHAMARDSVSSRLFSLNDLTEEDGSFEDMLPGNDPGPAEEFDQEAFRRELAVAIGGLPKREQMVMSLYYEQELNLREIGAVLGVTESRVCQLHGQALARIRARLANWTDDDDM
- a CDS encoding MinD/ParA family protein, which codes for MSQHDVARQASGLASFRRPRPVRVIAVASGKGGVGKTNVSVNLGVAFAAMGRRTMLLDADLGLANVDVLLGLQARYNLSHLLSGERELEEIMVSGPGGLRIVPASSGVARLADLASAELNGIIGAFSSLSEEVDVLIVDTAAGISPSVLQFCVAAQEVMLVVCDEPSSLTDAYALVKVLARDHAVRRFHTITNRVDSVQHGRKLHNKLQTVCDRFLDVPLQHMGTIPEDPLLRRAVQMQSPVVTAYPSSPASRAFKELAARADKLPEPRGMSGCIEFFLERLAGAHSRGDGLEAVG